AAGATCCTCGCAACCGTCTCGTGGGCTCGGAGATGTGTATAAGAAACAGCACTAAGAGAACAGAGGAGTCACAGACCAAACAGATAGCAAAACACGGTCTTATTATAACCTACATTTCTGTAATAAGTTCAATAGCTTTAGCAGGAATATGCCTGCTAAGGGGAAGTGCAATTCCCGATTTGGCAGGGACTATGTTTATTGGTGGTCTTGGGTTTTTTGGTGCTGGCATTGGTGGGAAAGTGAGTAAGGGGTTTGTAACAAGAGGAGAGGATAAGAGGAGAATTGTATCAGGGGGTAGGAGAGCTGCTTGTCGTGGAGAAGGCAATGAAGGTTAGACAAGACGACCAGAGATTGTTTTTCAAAATAAGAGAATGGGGCTGCTATCTCTTGTCTCTTCATTATTGGGTTTTTTATTTTAAAAAAATTGTATTTGAATATGTGTAGGCAACCATAGAAGAGTTTTAAATCAGATTGGAGAGGAATTAGTAAATATTAGTAATAATTGTTTTGATAATGGGTGCACCCGATGGGAGTGCATGGGCACCCTTAATTCTAGTCTAACTTGTGTATATTGTTTTAGTTGTTGTGTATCTTTATTGTTATCTTTCTATTATTAAAACATGTCACTTTATTATATATCTTATCCCTATATTTGCATACATATATTTATATTTAACAAATAAACTTAAGTTTATTGTCCCAATTTTTTAGTTTTTTATCTTTAAGAATAAAGACTACTCATTTATACTAAAAGATATAACTATATTGACATATTAGTACTATAGTAATATAATAAATCTGGCTTTAAAACCAATTATTATATATTTGAAGACATTAATTACTGTTTAGATGCTGGGTTTAATATTTAATCTCCAATTTAGCAGAGATCTTATAATGGATAATAATGACCATAGCAATAAGATTTCTAATCTTAATAGAGCTAATCTAGTACTCCTGTTTGATTTACTAAAACACAAGTGTTCCCAAATTTAAGTAAGCGGAGACATAAGGTACCAGACAGAAATATTGTTCTTATTAAAGGTCAATTTAAAGCAAAATGTATCGTAGTATGATATCATATTAACAGATTTAACTGTACTGCTTTAATTAAGTTTTTAAATATTAATAAGGGAGTATACCGTGGGTTTTAAAACCATTCTACTAATTTTAGCTTTAACAGTAGCAGTTCCACTTTCTTCATTTGCTGGTAGTTGCAATAATTGCTGGTTTAACTGTATATGCAACAATTAACTGCTTAATTAACATGCCTCCATAAGGAAAGGAGGCATGCTCCACCTGTTTACTACTTACGTAAGAAGGAGGATATATGAGTCCCTCAATAACCTGTTTCTTCATTTTATCTCTAGCTATTCAAGTTTGTGCCTGCAGAGAATTTGGTAAAAAAGAAGATGATTGTTCTACTTGCTTGTATAACTGCCTTTGTAATTCTCCTAGAACAATAGACGAAAAAACAAAAGATAAAGAAATAGAAAGGATAAACGAGAAAGCAGAAAAATTTGCCAAAGAAATCGATAAAGCAGTAAACGAAGAACTAGAAAAGATAAACGAGAAAACAGAAAAATTTGTCAAAGAAATAAATAAAGATAAAGACAATGACATAACAGAACAACCCCTTAAAAAGGGATGTCCTAAATGTTTTCATAACTGCCATTGTGTAAAAACAAATAAAAAAACGTAGCATGTATTGCAATAACAGTAAATGTAGATACAAATTCTTCAAATATTCATTAACATTACTGCATTCAATCTAAAAGATATAACTATATTGATATCTTAACGCTGTAGTATTATAATAAATAAGCGTTAAACACGAGTATTACACGTTTGAATACGTTAATTGATATCTCCTAATCAACAATTTAGAAGGGAGCTCATAATGACCAAGAATACCCATAGTGGCAATGTTTCTAATCTGAATAATTTCACTGAAAATCTAATTAAAGAAATACGCTCTCTTGATGCATATCTACATAATGGCATTATTGACGCTAAAACTTATAAACTTAAACTTAATGGACGAGCCAAAGCATTTTTAAATCTTCTTAAAGGTAATTCTACATACTCTCCTCATTATGTTAAAGTCACTATCACAAAGATAAGAAAGACTATTAGGGACTTCAATCAAGAGCATCCAATACTTAACTACTTTAAGCTATCAAGAGACGAATACAACCAGCTTGCACAAGACACACTTACTAAAACTAAAGAACGCAACATACACAAGCAATCTTTTAATCAAACTGAAATATTAACTCTTACTAAAGAGCTCCTACTTTCACATAGATTTGAGTTCCTTTATCTAGGGATCCTGCTTGCTTCGGGTAGAAGACGCTTAGAAGTTATCGTTGGATCTTTTAGTGATGATGATCAAGATGAATACACGGTTTTATTCCAAGGCCAGCTTAAAACTAAAGATCCTAAACGCTTTAATACACCTTATCCAATACCTTTAACTATACCGAGGTCACTATTTCTTAATGCATACAATACCTTTACAAGCACCGCGCTTTATAAAGACTTAAGAGAGCGTTGGGAAGATAATGAGTTTCGGGAGACTGAAATTAACAATATGCTCAGGAACCCGATTGCTAAACTATTTGATTCCAAATTTACTACTTCTGACTTCAGAGTTATTTATACAGCCATTATCTTAAAACGTGAAGGCTATTTTAATGATACGCTGGGGAGTAAAGAAATACTCCCAAGAGTTGCCGAGATTCTGGGGCATGTTAATGATGAGTCGGCTTCTCAAAGCTATAGGGATTTTAAACTAACCAGATCTCTTGTTCTTACTGACTTACATCTTAAAATTGCATATATTAAACAAAATAGAAAACTGGAAATAAGTAAAAAAATGCTTGCTTGGCTTTGTAAATCTTCTCTTAATCCTAAAATAACTAACCAAAAAAAGATCATGCGTGCTAAGACCTTTGACTCATTTAAAGAATCTATGATCGTAGCCATTGACTCCTTTAACAACAACGGCAAGCTTTTCAACATAAAGGAGCTTAAATATGAATTTAGAAAAATACTAGCTCAGAATGGGTATAATGTTAAATCTAATGGAAAAATGATTAAGGAGTTCTTTGATCACTTTACTGGTCTTGATAAAAAAGGCGAAGTGAAGATTGCTGGTATTAAGAACACGCCTTCCGCTGATAAAGATTTCCTTAAGAACACACTTATTCCCGAAGAGGTTGATAGACTTAACAAACAACTCCCATTTAAGAGTAAAGACACCATTGGTGAGAACTCTGCTATTTTATCCTTTATACTAGAAAAGGTTTTACTTAGCAAGGCTATTCTTATTGACGTACTTGAATACAAGAATATAAAAGAAAAGTTTCCTAAGTTGACTCAAGCTCGTTACAAGGCATTATTTAAGCTTCTTAGCAAGGAAATTGTTCTTATTAAGTATAAGATTAAGTCGCAAAGTAAAGAATCACTTTAAGGAGAGTTTATGAGAGTAATGACTACTGGAAGTTTTAATAGTTCTGAAGATTTATCAAATGCTATTAACCAGATCATAGAAAATCTTGAGCATGAAGGAAAGCAAGTAATTAATATCAAGCCACGCAATCTCTACTTATTCAAGCGAGTCTTTATGCTAATGAGTTCCACTACGCTTTAATCCTTTATAAGTAAGCACTAACACCCAATAAATCGGGTACATCACTTCCCTAATCGATTTCTCACTTACTAGAATCTTGGCATTAAGCTCAGTCTTAAGTTCCTCAATCTTAGCCTTAATATCACCCTTAAGCTCACTCCTACCTGCACCATCCTTAGCATCTAACTTGTCAATGCCTTTCTTCACATCCCCACTAAGAGCTACCATTTGCTTCTCAAGAACAGTCATTCTAACTTGCAAATTATCATAGCTATAATTAGAATTGCGAACTAAGACATACTGAAATACTGCTTCAGAAAATCCTTTATCAAGAAATGCTTGCTTTACTTCCTCATATTCCGGTAATCGCTCATGCGCAAGATTACTCACCCAAAACTCCTTACCTGCCACACCCTAGCTTAATTTTAACATACTAATCTCTTTCATCTTTAAACAAATAGATCATCAATGGCCTTGTCAGGATAAGTATCAGTATTAATATTTTTACTAGCCGTACCTCTAACAGGAGTGGTTACAGCCATTGCAACTTCTCCTACTGTGGCCGTACTTGTAAGTGTTACACTTACATCCAAACCTGTTCTAATCTCATCACGAAGAGTATTAACATTTTTGTTAATCTTCTCTAGGATGAGTTTAGTGCTAGAATCCTTATTCTTAATTGCAACCTTACGCGCACCAACATCAACTGAAACTTGATCTGCACTGACACTCTTCTTCTTATACCCAGACCTACTCATACAGTCACTTGATGCTGCAAAAACCTTATCAAAAGTTAGATTTAAAAAAATAATACAAGTCATTGTCGCATCAATCGACAAACTTAAAGAGGCCACAATGATAACTCAGGAGAATGTAATACATTCAAGAGAGCTAGCGGAGGCTGAAGACGGGTTTACGGTAATACAAGAGAACGGGGATGAATACTACAAGGATTTTGTTATAAAAGGGATTATAATACCTGACCTGCATAAAATGCTACTTCATAAACTTAAATCAAAACAATACTCTGAGGTGCTCTTTACAATACTGCATGCTCTTTTAATTAAGAGAGAAAATATTAAAAATGTTCTTAAATATAAAACACTGGAAGTAACGTTTAATTCCAACACGACTGGAAACAAGTTTGATAAAGAAAAATTTAAAATACTAGAATCTATAATTAAAGAAAATTTAAAAGAAATACAAGGTAAGATCATTTTCAATCCCAACTACTTATCAACATATGAAATGCATGAGGCAAGAGTAGCTAGTAGATGATATTTACTGCTTGAAAAGTATCGTAAGCAATGCTAAGAAAACACCAAAAGTAAACGTGGATATAAACCCAAATATCCAGTAAAGCGGTCTTATCGCTGCTCCTATCGACTTATCAATCTTACTTTCTATTTTCTCGTCTAGTTTTTCTATTTTCCCATCTAGTCTTTCTATTTTCTCATCCAGTCTTTCTATTTTCTCATCTAGTTTATCTATTCTGCCATTAAGCTCATTTCTAACACTTTCTATTTTCCCATTAAGCTCATTTCTAACACTTTCTATTTTCCCATTAAGCTCACTTCTAACGCTTTCTATTTTCCCATCTAGTTTTTCTATTTTCCCATCAACCTTCTCTAGTTCATTCCTAATGGCAACCATCTGAACTTCAAGAGCAGTCATTCTGGTTCGTAAATTCTCATAATTATAATTAGCATTGCGTATTAATACGTACTGAATTACCTCTTCTGGAAAACCCTTATCTAGAAATACCTGTCTTACATAATCATAGTCAGAAACACGCTCTACTGTATTCATACAAACCCTCCTTTATAATTCTACTGCTCAAACAAATCATTAATAGCACTATCTGGATACTGATTAAGTCTAATATTACCAGTAGCAGTCCCCTTAACAGGCGCCATGACTGTTACCGTAGCACCAGTAGGAGCAATAGTAGCAACTCCACTAATAGTAACCTCAACGTCAAGCCCTGCAGCAATAGCATCCTTAATAGCAATAATATTCTTATTCATATTCTCCAGTATAAGTCGGGTACTAGCATCATTATTCTTAATTACAACCCTACGCGCGCCACTATCAAGTGATACTAAATCTTTACATAAAGATTCCCTTAAACAACCGACTCCACTAAGTGCGCCCATAATAAATGGTTGATCAAACTGATGATCAAGGAATCCAATCACAACTTCAGATCCAATAGCGGGTACATAATCAAACTCCCGACCAGCAATCATGCGCACCGCAGGCAACTTAATGCTCCTGCCACCAATAATGGCGTCAACAGACAAAGAGTCAGCATTAATCCCTACCACCACTCCCTTGTAATTACTTGGGAAAAAGTTTTTAACACTTTCCAACACATAAACCCCTTATAATTTATTATATTGTAACACAATACGTCTTGTTTTGTAATAAATAATTTATTTAAAATGTTTAATTTAAAATTGATTGTTAACCTAAATTAGGTTATAATACTTGTTGAAAATCCGTGAAAAAACATATACATTCCAACTCTTAAAGGAGTATATGTATATGGAAAGAGAATTTGTTTCTCTTGATTTAGAACAAAAAATAAGAGAAGATTTTTTTAAAAAAGCTGCTGCGTTTGGTATTGGCGTAAACTCTAACAGCAAAGATATGCCTATTTTAAATCTGATTTTGGGAACAAAACTAGATATTAGAAATGAAACCTATTCTGTGGGTAAGAATTATGATATAAGAGTCTGTGAGGCTCCCTTTCTGGATATGGAGGCTTGCAAAATAGGGATTAGAAGACACCCTGCGAGGCGGGCTTTGCTAATAGGCAAGATTGTCAGTTCAGGCAATGGGGAGTTGAATCAAGGCACCATCTTTTATTATGCGGATACACGCGAAAAGAAGAACAACGGTGAGCGCCTTGAATACAAAACATTAACAACAACTAAATTTACAAGTAAGGGAGCTGAGACTCTACT
The genomic region above belongs to Borrelia sp. P9F1 and contains:
- a CDS encoding protelomerase family protein, producing MTKNTHSGNVSNLNNFTENLIKEIRSLDAYLHNGIIDAKTYKLKLNGRAKAFLNLLKGNSTYSPHYVKVTITKIRKTIRDFNQEHPILNYFKLSRDEYNQLAQDTLTKTKERNIHKQSFNQTEILTLTKELLLSHRFEFLYLGILLASGRRRLEVIVGSFSDDDQDEYTVLFQGQLKTKDPKRFNTPYPIPLTIPRSLFLNAYNTFTSTALYKDLRERWEDNEFRETEINNMLRNPIAKLFDSKFTTSDFRVIYTAIILKREGYFNDTLGSKEILPRVAEILGHVNDESASQSYRDFKLTRSLVLTDLHLKIAYIKQNRKLEISKKMLAWLCKSSLNPKITNQKKIMRAKTFDSFKESMIVAIDSFNNNGKLFNIKELKYEFRKILAQNGYNVKSNGKMIKEFFDHFTGLDKKGEVKIAGIKNTPSADKDFLKNTLIPEEVDRLNKQLPFKSKDTIGENSAILSFILEKVLLSKAILIDVLEYKNIKEKFPKLTQARYKALFKLLSKEIVLIKYKIKSQSKESL
- the bdr gene encoding Bdr family repetitive protein; amino-acid sequence: MNTVERVSDYDYVRQVFLDKGFPEEVIQYVLIRNANYNYENLRTRMTALEVQMVAIRNELEKVDGKIEKLDGKIESVRSELNGKIESVRNELNGKIESVRNELNGRIDKLDEKIERLDEKIERLDGKIEKLDEKIESKIDKSIGAAIRPLYWIFGFISTFTFGVFLALLTILFKQ
- a CDS encoding DUF261 family protein; this translates as MKVRQDDQRLFFKIREWGCYLLSLHYWVFYFKKIVFEYV
- the bdr gene encoding Bdr family repetitive protein encodes the protein MSNLAHERLPEYEEVKQAFLDKGFSEAVFQYVLVRNSNYSYDNLQVRMTVLEKQMVALSGDVKKGIDKLDAKDGAGRSELKGDIKAKIEELKTELNAKILVSEKSIREVMYPIYWVLVLTYKGLKRSGTH